Proteins encoded within one genomic window of Esox lucius isolate fEsoLuc1 chromosome 12, fEsoLuc1.pri, whole genome shotgun sequence:
- the ubxn10 gene encoding UBX domain-containing protein 10: MHLTRPKSSKGRSRPSVSQNPNVDASVHNTLPKPPSVGSGKLNRYTHSQSALRNSNELRVDEVPDYLDNVPEVSSFPFPWNKYKPLPSIEKKTSEAGISLRCMEVKTSKLSLSDNLINQAQRGHRDHQLTSVRTRAASQSNPEIGNMSEVLCEGFPSPNHLDRSVIATTQIPPLPAPGTTNPISLLLAIRAPCGRRFEHHFLSTDTLLNVLASAEAKYGTRYEHGYIETLDGYIATGVDRPLRKTFTDLNMTLAQCGIFNRSVLCIFQDIT, from the coding sequence ATGCATTTGACAAGGCCAAAGTCCTCAAAAGGACGTAGTAGACCGAGCGTGAGCCAAAACCCAAATGTGGATGCCAGCGTCCACAACACACTCCCAAAGCCTCCTTCAGTGGGGTCTGGCAAATTAAATCGTTACACCCACTCCCAATCCGCCCTCAGGAACAGCAATGAGCTGAGAGTGGATGAAGTCCCAGACTACCTTGATAATGTTCCCGAGGTATCCTCTTTTCCTTTCCCTTGGAACAAATACAAGCCCCTCCCCtctattgagaaaaaaacatcagagGCTGGCATCTCTTTGAGGTGCATGGAGGTGAAGACTTCCAAGCTGAGTTTGTCTGACAACCTCATCAACCAGGCTCAGCGAGGGCACAGGGACCACCAGCTGACCTCAGTTAGGACCAGGGCTGCATCCCAGAGCAACCCAGAGATTGGCAACATGTCAGAGGTGCTATGTGAGGGCTTTCCCTCTCCCAACCATCTGGACCGCAGTGTGATAGCCACAACTCAAATCCCACCATTACCCGCCCCTGGCACTACCAATCCAATTAGCTTACTTCTTGCCATCAGAGCTCCATGTGGGAGGAGGTTTGAGCACCACTTCCTATCCACAGACACCCTGTTGAACGTGCTGGCCAGTGCAGAAGCCAAATATGGGACCAGATATGAGCATGGTTACATTGAGACCCTGGATGGTTACATCGCAACTGGTGTTGATAGACCACTCCGCAAGACATTTACAGACCTTAACATGACTTTGGCTCAATGTGGCATCTTCAATAGATCAGTACTGTGCATCTTCCAGGACATTACTTAA
- the zgc:193690 gene encoding ATP-dependent RNA helicase DDX19A isoform X1, which yields MATDSWALAVDKQENTTDSFGSLAIRAPLRGDAITRKAKHGNAQHGENGTNVEEEAEDKAAQSLLNKIIHTSLVNTTNQVEVLQRDPNSPLYSVKTFEELRLKEELLKGVYSMGFNRPSKIQENALPMMLAEPVCYPSGSRPQNLIAQSQSGTGKTAAFALAMLSHVNPAKKWTQCLCISPTYELALQTGKVIEQMGKYYPEVKLAYAIRGNKLDRGMKLQEQIVIGTPGTVLDWCSKLKIIDPKKISVFVLDEADVMIATQGHQDQSIRIQRMLPKECQMLLFSATFEDSVWKFAERVVPDPNIIKLKREEETLDTIKQYYVLCSDKEEKFTALCNIYGAITIAQAMIFCHTRKTAGWLAAELTKEGHVVALLSGEMTVEQRAAVIERFREGKEKVLVTTNVCSRGIDVEQVSVVINFDLPMDKDGNADNETYLHRIGRTGRFGKRGLAVNMIDSKHSMNILNQIEDHFNKKINKLDTDDLDEIEKISN from the exons atggctACTGATTCTTGGGCCCTGGCTGTCGATAAACAAGAAAATACAACGGACTCT TTCGGCTCCCTGGCGATAAGAGCTCCACTTCGAGGTGATGCTATAACTAGAAAAGCCAAACATG GCAATGCACAACATGGGGAGAATGGCACCAACGTGGAAGAAGAAGCTG AGGACAAAGCAGCACAGTCGTTGTTGAATAAGATTATCCACACCAGCCTGGTGAACACTACCAATCAAGTAGAGGTTCTTCAGAGGGATCCCAACTCACCCCTTTACTCAGTCAAGACATTTGAAGAGCTGAGACT GAAAGAAGAGTTGTTAAAAGGAGTGTATAGCATGGGGTTCAACAGACCCTCTAAGATCCAGGAGAATGCCCTGCCCATGATGCTGGCAGAGCC CGTGTGTTATCCCTCTGGTTCCAGACCTCAGAATCTGATTGCCCAATCACAGTCCGGCACAGGTAAAACGGCTGCCTTTGCTCTGGCCATGCTCAGCCATGTAAACCCAGCCAAAAAATGGACTCAG TGTCTCTGCATTTCCCCAACGTACGAGCTAGCTTTGCAGACTGGTAAAGTTATTGAGCAGATGGGCAAATACTATCCTGAGGTGAAATTGGCATATGCCATTCGTGGCAAtaaat TGGACCGAGGGATGAAGCTCCAGGAGCAGATCGTCATTGGGACACCTGGCACGGTCCTGGACTGGTGCTCCAAACTCAAGATCATCGACCCCAAGAAGATCAGCGTCTTTGTGTTGGACGAGGCTGACGTCATGATCGCCACACAGGGTCACCAGGACCAGAGCATCCGAATCCAGAG AATGTTACCAAAGGAATGTCAGATGTTGCTGTTCTCCGCCACATTTGAGGACTCTGTGTGGAAGTTTGCAGAGAGGGTGGTGCCAGACCCCAACATCATCAAGCTGAAACGTGAGGAGGAGACTTTGGACACCATCAAGCAGTACTACGTGCTCTGCAGCGATAAAGAGGAGAAGTTCACAGCACTCTGTAATATCTATGGAGCCATCACTATCGCCCAGGCTATGATCTTCTGTCAC ACTCGAAAGACGGCTGGCTGGTTGGCTGCTGAACTAACCAAAGAGGGCCATGTGGTGGCACTGTTGAGTGGGGAGATGACTGTGGAGCAGAGAGCAGCAGTCATTGAACGCTTCAgggaagggaaagagaaagtCCTGGTGACCACCAACGTATGTTCCCGAGGCATTGATGTTGAGCAAGTTTCCGTGGTGATCAACTTTGACCTGCCTATGGACAAAGATGGAAACGCTGACAACGAGACGTACCTTCACCGGATTGGCAGAACAGGGCGCTTTGGCAAAAGGGGGCTTGCCGTCAATATGATTGACAGCAAACACAGCATGAACATTCTCAACCAAATTGAGGACCATTTCA ATAAGAAGATAAACAAACTTGACACTGATGACCTGGATGAAATCGAGAAAATCAGCAACTGA
- the cptp gene encoding ceramide-1-phosphate transfer protein produces MAVALEDQKFTLQEVLDTFKLCLSENKEVHLEHYVAGWRGLVRFMNSLGAVFSFISKDAVNKIHILVNHLNSETGAHYVTVQSMVKYELDNQLVDLTKKGSFPESGCRTLLRLHRALRWLELFLERLRTSTEDSKTSVMCSEAYNESLSQYHPWYIRKAAGTAFWALPGRAQFFDVMNVGEPEQVVAMLGDALPLISEVYQVTEDLYIQNNLLELP; encoded by the exons ATGGCTGTAGCTTTGGAGGATCAGAAATTTACTTTACAAGAGGTTCTTGATACATTTAAGTTATGCCTCTCTGAAAACAAAGAAGTACACCTTGAACATTATGTGGCAGGGTGGCGTGGTCTCGTAAG ATTCATGAATAGCCTGGGGGCTGTGTTTTCCTTCATCTCCAAGGATGCCGTTAACAAGATCCATATCCTAGTCAACCATCTGAACAGTGAAACTGGGGCCCACTACGTCACCGTTCAGTCTATGGTCAAATATGAACTGGACAACCAACTGGTGGACCTGACCAAGAAAGGCAGCTTCCCTGAGTCCGGTTGCCGCACTCTCTTGAGGCTGCACCGCGCCTTGCGATGGTTGGAGCTCTTCCTGGAGAGGCTACGAACCAGCACGGAGGACAGCAAGACCTCTGTCATGTGCTCTGAGGCCTATAATGAATCACTCTCGCAGTACCACCCTTGGTACATCCGTAAAGCTGCTGGCACGGCTTTCTGGGCTCTCCCAGGGCGTGCTCAGTTCTTTGATGTGATGAATGTAGGGGAACCAGAGCAGGTGGTGGCCATGTTGGGGGATGCTTTGCCTCTCATCTCTGAGGTGTACCAGGTCACAGAGGACCTCTATATCCAGAACAACCTGCTGGAGTTGCCCTAG
- the LOC105013675 gene encoding lysophosphatidic acid receptor 6 codes for MNSSMAYETGNCSTRNDYQQYLYPAVYSLALALGLPGNLGALYVFIFKLRPRASSTVYVINLALADTSILCTLPFKIHYHLRSNDWAFGDVACRITGTLFFANIYISIAFMSCICVDRYVAVAHPHTYLRLRKSHYAVLVSALLWVTAGAAVLAFILVGPLDSGPNGGPSGRRSCFENFSKHEWDRRVAPCSLFSLIFGSLLPSAVILVCYPLVARRITLIRTNTARGALRVIYTILAITLFCFLPYHVVQFLHLLRRLEIIQHCPYANAIYDAQRVTIALVSLNSVLDPILYYFTTSHCKWSQYKVRFQRHWARKVRGVYTISGGH; via the coding sequence ATGAATTCATCTATGGCCTATGAAACTGGCAACTGCAGCACCCGCAACGACTACCAGCAGTACCTCTACCCAGCGGTCTACAGTCTGGCCCTGGCCCTGGGTTTGCCGGGCAACCTGGGAGCCCTCTACGTTTTCATCTTCAAGCTCCGTCCGCGCGCCTCCTCCACCGTGTACGTGATCAACCTGGCCCTGGCCGACACCAGCATCCTCTGCACCCTGCCCTTCAAGATCCACTACCACCTCCGGAGCAACGACTGGGCGTTCGGAGACGTGGCCTGCCGCATCACCGGAACACTGTTCTTCGCCAACATCTACATCAGCATCGCCTTCATGAGCTGCATCTGCGTGGACAGATACGTGGCCGTCGCCCATCCTCACACCTACCTGAGGCTGCGCAAGTCCCACTACGCCGTACTGGTGAGCGCGCTACTGTGGGTTACGGCAGGGGCGGCTGTCCTGGCCTTCATACTGGTGGGGCCATTGGACAGTGGACCCAACGGAGGTCCCAGTGGGCGCCGCAGCTGCTTCGAGAACTTCTCCAAGCACGAGTGGGACAGGCGCGTGGCACCGTGCAGTCTGTTCAGCCTCATCTTCGGATCGCTCCTGCCCTCTGCGGTTATCCTGGTGTGTTACCCCCTGGTGGCACGGCGCATTACACTCATCCGGACCAACACTGCCCGTGGAGCCCTGAGGGTCATCTACACCATCCTGGCCATCACCCTGTTCTGCTTCCTGCCCTACCACGTGGTGCAGTTTTTGCATCTGCTTCGCCGTCTAGAGATAATCCAGCATTGTCCGTACGCAAACGCCATCTACGATGCCCAACGCGTCACCATAGCCCTGGTCAGCCTGAACAGTGTTTTGGACCCCATCCTCTACTACTTCACCACTAGTCACTGTAAGTGGAGTCAATACAAGGTGAGGTTTCAAAGGCATTGGGCCAGGAAGGTCAGGGGTGTCTACACAATCTCTGGGGGTCActga
- the ints11 gene encoding integrator complex subunit 11 — MPEIKVTPLGAGQDVGRSCILVSIGGKNIMLDCGMHMGYNDDRRFPDFSYITQQGRLTEFLDCVIISHFHLDHCGALPYMSEMVGYDGPIYMTHPTKAICPILLEDFRKITVDKKGETNFFTSQMIKDCMKKVIPLNLHQTVQVDDELEIKAYYAGHVLGAAMVQIKVGSESVVYTGDYNMTPDRHLGAAWIDKCRPDILISESTYATTIRDSKRCRERDFLKKVHETVERGGKVLIPVFALGRAQELCILLETFWERMNMKAPIYFSTGLTEKANHYYKLFITWTNQKIRKTFVQRNMFEFKHIKAFDRSYIDNPGPMVVFATPGMLHAGLSLQIFRKWAGNEKNMIIMPGYCVQGTIGHKILNGQKKLELENRQTLEVKLQVEYMSFSAHADAKGIMQLIRMAEPRNMLLVHGEAKKMEFLKDKIEQEFSINCFMPANGETSTVATNPSVPVDISLNLLKREMALGGPLPDPKKPRTMHGTLIMKDNSLRLVSPEQALKELGLSEHQLRFTCRVQLQDAHSDSDTHIRIYTHLKSVLKGYTIQHLPDGTVMVESIVIKVSSSPEEPNTKVLLLSWSYQDEDLGSFLSTLLKKGLPAALSSM; from the exons ATGCCTGAGATAAAGGTCACACCACTGG GTGCTGGACAAGATGTTGGCCGTAGCTGCATCCTTGTCTCCATTGGGGGCAAAAACATTATGCTTGACTGTGGGATGCATATGGGCTACAATGATGAT AGACGTTTCCCAGACTTCTCTTACATAACACAGCAAGGACGCCTGACAGAGTTCTTGGATTGTGTAATTATCAG TCATTTCCACCTGGACCACTGTGGTGCTCTTCCGTACATGAGTGAGATGGTGGGCTACGATGGGCCCATCTACATGACCCACCCTACCAAGGCCATCTGCCCCATCCTACTGGAGGACTTCAGGAAAATCACTGTGGATAAGAAGGGCGAAACCAACTTCTTCACATCCCAGATGATCAAGGACTGCATGAAGAAAGTAATCCCTTTGAACCTGCACCAGACTGTCCAG GTGGATGATGAGCTGGAGATAAAGGCTTATTATGCAGGTCATGTCCTGGGAGCTGCTATGGTGCAAATCAAAGTAGGATCAGAGTCTGTGGTGTACACT GGTGACTATAATATGACACCAGACAGACATTTAGG AGCTGCGTGGATTGATAAGTGTCGGCCAGACATCCTCATCTCAGAGTCCACTTATGCCACAACAATCCGGGACTCGAAGAGGTGCAGGGAGAGGGACTTCCTGAAGAAAGTGCATGAGAcggtggagagaggaggaaag GTATTGATTCCAGTATTTGCCCTTGGTAGAGCTCAGGAGCTGTGCATTCTATTGGAAACATTCTG GGAGCGGATGAACATGAAGGCCCCCATCTACTTTTCTACCGGGCTCACAGAGAAAGCCAATCATTATTACAAGCTTTTCATTACCTGGACCAATCAGAAGATTAGAAAAACCTTTGTACAGAGAAACATGTTTGAGTTCAAACACATCAAGGCCTTTGATCGCTCCTACATAGACAACCCCGGACCAATG GTGGTGTTTGCAACCCCAGGAATGTTGCACGCAGGTCTGTCTCTACAGATATTCAGGAAGTGGGCTGGCAACGAGAAGAATATG ATCATCATGCCGGGGTACTGTGTGCAAGGAACGATCGGACACAAGATCCTGAATGGTCAAAAGAAACTGGAGCTGGAGAACAGACAGACG TTGGAGGTGAAGCTGCAGGTGGAGTACATGTCATTTAGTGCCCATGCAGATGCCAAGGGCATCATGCAGCTCATCCGAATGGCAGAGCCTCGCAACATGCTGCTTGTGCACGGAGAGGCCAAGAAGATGGAGTTCCTCAAGGACAAGATCGAGCAGGAGTTCA GCATCAACTGCTTCATGCCAGCCAACGGGGAGACGTCCACCGTGGCCACCAACCCCAGTGTCCCAGTGGACATCTCCCTCAACCTGCTGAAGAGGGAGATGGCCCTCGGAG GCCCGTTGCCAGACCCGAAGAAGCCTCGTACCATGCATGGCACCCTGATCATGAAGGATAAT AGTCTTCGGCTGGTCTCTCCAGAGCAAGCTCTGAAGGAGTTGGGCCTCAGCGAGCATCAGCTGCGCTTTACCTGCCGTGTGCAGCTTCAGGACGCCCACAGTGACTCTGACACTCACATCAGAATCTACACACACCTCAAGAG TGTTCTGAAAGGATATACCATCCAGCATCTCCCGGACGGGACCGTCATGGTGGAGTCCATTGTCATTAAGGTGTCCTCCTCGCCTGAAGAGCCCAACACCAAGGTGCTGCTGCTGTCCTGGAGCTACCAG GATGAAGATCTGGGGAGTTTTCTATCTACTCTGCTAAAGAAAGGACTTCCAGCAGCACTGTCTTCAATGTGA
- the zgc:193690 gene encoding ATP-dependent RNA helicase DDX19A isoform X2, translating into MATDSWALAVDKQENTTDSFGSLAIRAPLRGDAITRKAKHGNAQHGENGTNVEEEAEDKAAQSLLNKIIHTSLVNTTNQVEVLQRDPNSPLYSVKTFEELRLKEELLKGVYSMGFNRPSKIQENALPMMLAEPPQNLIAQSQSGTGKTAAFALAMLSHVNPAKKWTQCLCISPTYELALQTGKVIEQMGKYYPEVKLAYAIRGNKLDRGMKLQEQIVIGTPGTVLDWCSKLKIIDPKKISVFVLDEADVMIATQGHQDQSIRIQRMLPKECQMLLFSATFEDSVWKFAERVVPDPNIIKLKREEETLDTIKQYYVLCSDKEEKFTALCNIYGAITIAQAMIFCHTRKTAGWLAAELTKEGHVVALLSGEMTVEQRAAVIERFREGKEKVLVTTNVCSRGIDVEQVSVVINFDLPMDKDGNADNETYLHRIGRTGRFGKRGLAVNMIDSKHSMNILNQIEDHFNKKINKLDTDDLDEIEKISN; encoded by the exons atggctACTGATTCTTGGGCCCTGGCTGTCGATAAACAAGAAAATACAACGGACTCT TTCGGCTCCCTGGCGATAAGAGCTCCACTTCGAGGTGATGCTATAACTAGAAAAGCCAAACATG GCAATGCACAACATGGGGAGAATGGCACCAACGTGGAAGAAGAAGCTG AGGACAAAGCAGCACAGTCGTTGTTGAATAAGATTATCCACACCAGCCTGGTGAACACTACCAATCAAGTAGAGGTTCTTCAGAGGGATCCCAACTCACCCCTTTACTCAGTCAAGACATTTGAAGAGCTGAGACT GAAAGAAGAGTTGTTAAAAGGAGTGTATAGCATGGGGTTCAACAGACCCTCTAAGATCCAGGAGAATGCCCTGCCCATGATGCTGGCAGAGCC ACCTCAGAATCTGATTGCCCAATCACAGTCCGGCACAGGTAAAACGGCTGCCTTTGCTCTGGCCATGCTCAGCCATGTAAACCCAGCCAAAAAATGGACTCAG TGTCTCTGCATTTCCCCAACGTACGAGCTAGCTTTGCAGACTGGTAAAGTTATTGAGCAGATGGGCAAATACTATCCTGAGGTGAAATTGGCATATGCCATTCGTGGCAAtaaat TGGACCGAGGGATGAAGCTCCAGGAGCAGATCGTCATTGGGACACCTGGCACGGTCCTGGACTGGTGCTCCAAACTCAAGATCATCGACCCCAAGAAGATCAGCGTCTTTGTGTTGGACGAGGCTGACGTCATGATCGCCACACAGGGTCACCAGGACCAGAGCATCCGAATCCAGAG AATGTTACCAAAGGAATGTCAGATGTTGCTGTTCTCCGCCACATTTGAGGACTCTGTGTGGAAGTTTGCAGAGAGGGTGGTGCCAGACCCCAACATCATCAAGCTGAAACGTGAGGAGGAGACTTTGGACACCATCAAGCAGTACTACGTGCTCTGCAGCGATAAAGAGGAGAAGTTCACAGCACTCTGTAATATCTATGGAGCCATCACTATCGCCCAGGCTATGATCTTCTGTCAC ACTCGAAAGACGGCTGGCTGGTTGGCTGCTGAACTAACCAAAGAGGGCCATGTGGTGGCACTGTTGAGTGGGGAGATGACTGTGGAGCAGAGAGCAGCAGTCATTGAACGCTTCAgggaagggaaagagaaagtCCTGGTGACCACCAACGTATGTTCCCGAGGCATTGATGTTGAGCAAGTTTCCGTGGTGATCAACTTTGACCTGCCTATGGACAAAGATGGAAACGCTGACAACGAGACGTACCTTCACCGGATTGGCAGAACAGGGCGCTTTGGCAAAAGGGGGCTTGCCGTCAATATGATTGACAGCAAACACAGCATGAACATTCTCAACCAAATTGAGGACCATTTCA ATAAGAAGATAAACAAACTTGACACTGATGACCTGGATGAAATCGAGAAAATCAGCAACTGA